The Methanobacterium bryantii sequence AATAGAACTTAGATACCGTGTTACTTTGAACCAGATTAGATTTAGCTGAACTAGTTAAATAAATTCCATAACCTTTATTTAAACCAGTTAAAGTGTTCTTATAAATTTTAACACTAGAACCGCTGCTGTAAACACCAGCACTTGTAACAGACTTTACACTGTTCCCACTGATTGTGGTTGAACCTGCACTATTTACAATACCCTTACTACCACCAGAAACCGCATTATAACCAATTATAGACGCAGAACCCTTATTATTAACCCCATAGTAATTATTTTTCAAGGTATTGTGCCCAATTTTACTGGAAGAACCAGTATTATAGATTCCTGACTTAGAAGCGCTTGAAACAGTGTTGTAGTTAATGTCTGCAGCTTTCACATAGTTTACAATACCATACTCACCACCAGAAATGGTGTTATATAATATATCTACGTTGGATCCTTTGTTTGTGATTCCCACTTTATTGTTCACCAGTTTAAAACCACGGAAAGTCAAA is a genomic window containing:
- a CDS encoding right-handed parallel beta-helix repeat-containing protein; translation: MNKANTINITNNTFAGNVYGFVNYGSGSGVKISANNVFQSSKGSAVYNYGNNLTFRGFKLVNNKVGITNKGSNVDILYNTISGGEYGIVNYVKAADINYNTVSSASKSGIYNTGSSSKIGHNTLKNNYYGVNNKGSASIIGYNAVSGGSKGIVNSAGSTTISGNSVKSVTSAGVYSSGSSVKIYKNTLTGLNKGYGIYLTSSAKSNLVQSNTVSKFYYGALNAGYKNTLKSNTLKYNKIGLYLYKTAKYSTVTSNQVYKNTNYGVYNKGYKTTLYKNQITYNTKYGLATVKSVKNTKNTIKKNKVNT